A genome region from Verrucomicrobiota bacterium includes the following:
- a CDS encoding integron integrase, whose product APKLLERVREAIRVRHYSIRTEQTYVDWVRRYILFHGKRHPSEMGGAEVAAFLTHLATERKVASSTQNQALNALVFLYGQVLERDLGMMDGIVRAKTPETRPVVLTKKEVHDLLEAMPDDEHGLMARLLYGTGMRLMECVRLRVKDIDFGYGEIMVRDGKGAKDRVTMLPQSLHEPLKKQLINVRRLHEQDLRMGFGRVYLPGALSVKYPNADQEPGWQYVFPSRQFSVDPRSGQKRRHHIHENGLQKYVKAAGLKAKLTKPVKCHTLRHSFATHLLENHYDIRTVQELLGHKDVSTTMIYTHVLNRGGQGVRSPLD is encoded by the coding sequence AGGCTCCGAAGCTTTTGGAGCGTGTGAGGGAAGCTATCCGGGTAAGGCATTATTCGATTCGCACGGAACAAACTTATGTGGACTGGGTGCGGCGTTACATTCTTTTTCATGGGAAACGGCATCCTTCTGAAATGGGCGGGGCGGAGGTTGCCGCATTTCTGACTCATTTGGCGACGGAAAGAAAGGTAGCCTCCAGCACGCAGAACCAAGCTTTGAATGCGTTGGTGTTCCTGTATGGGCAAGTGTTGGAACGTGATCTTGGGATGATGGATGGTATCGTCCGTGCCAAAACCCCTGAAACACGCCCGGTGGTCTTGACCAAAAAGGAGGTTCATGACCTTCTGGAGGCTATGCCGGATGATGAACATGGATTGATGGCGCGACTGCTTTACGGGACGGGCATGCGTTTGATGGAGTGCGTGCGGCTGCGGGTCAAGGACATCGATTTTGGTTATGGAGAGATCATGGTCAGGGACGGAAAGGGAGCGAAGGACCGAGTGACGATGCTGCCGCAGTCGTTGCACGAACCCTTGAAAAAACAATTGATTAATGTCAGGCGATTGCATGAGCAGGATCTGAGGATGGGATTCGGGCGGGTGTATTTGCCCGGTGCATTGAGTGTGAAATATCCGAATGCGGACCAGGAACCAGGCTGGCAATATGTTTTTCCATCTAGACAATTTTCTGTGGACCCCCGTAGCGGTCAAAAGCGGCGACATCACATTCATGAAAATGGACTGCAAAAATATGTAAAAGCCGCTGGACTGAAAGCCAAGCTGACCAAACCGGTCAAATGCCATACCCTCCGACATTCATTTGCAACGCATCTTCTGGAGAATCATTATGATATCCGGACCGTGCAAGAGCTTTTGGGACATAAGGACGTTTCGACGACGATGATTTATACGCATGTACTCAATCGTGGCGGACAGGGTGTCCGGAGTCCGTTAGATTAA